In Dehalogenimonas etheniformans, one genomic interval encodes:
- a CDS encoding HD domain-containing protein, with the protein MEREQALAAVKEKISNPNLIKHMLATEAVMRALAERFGQVIDEWGLAGLLHDIDLDECKGDMSVHGRLSAEMAREMDVSDEVCHAILCHGLLGEPCISLMDKALYCADPVTGLITAGALIRPEKKLSVVEAKSILKRFKEKSFAAGANREQIAKCSEIGLTLEEFITLSLKAMQGISDDLGL; encoded by the coding sequence ATGGAACGAGAACAAGCCCTGGCGGCGGTAAAAGAAAAAATCAGTAACCCCAATCTGATCAAGCATATGCTGGCGACTGAAGCCGTTATGCGAGCGCTTGCCGAGAGATTCGGCCAAGTTATCGATGAATGGGGACTCGCGGGCTTGCTGCATGATATCGACCTCGATGAATGTAAAGGTGATATGTCAGTTCACGGGAGACTATCAGCGGAGATGGCAAGGGAAATGGACGTCTCCGATGAGGTATGTCATGCTATCCTCTGCCATGGCCTGCTCGGAGAACCCTGTATCAGTTTGATGGACAAAGCTTTATATTGTGCCGATCCAGTCACAGGATTGATAACCGCCGGCGCTTTGATTCGGCCTGAGAAGAAACTTTCAGTGGTTGAAGCTAAATCGATCCTTAAAAGGTTTAAAGAAAAGAGCTTTGCAGCTGGGGCGAACCGGGAGCAGATCGCTAAATGCTCAGAAATCGGTTTGACCCTGGAAGAGTTCATCACTTTATCCCTCAAAGCGATGCAAGGGATATCTGATGACCTTGGTCTCTAG